The sequence cctatagcgtcagagcaggtacaggttcgcacaacattacaccaacttagcaagatcaacgtacacctttatagtacgttaaacattcacgcatcctatagcgtcagagcaggtacaggttcgcacaacattacaccaacttagcaagatcaacgtacacctttatagtacgttaaacattcacgcatcctatagcgtcagagcaggtacaggttcacacaacattacaccaacttagcaagatcaacgtacacctttatagtacgttaaacattcacgcatcctatagcgtcagagcaggtacaggttcacacaacattacaccaacttagcaagatcaacgtacacctttatagtacgttaaacattcacgcatcctatagcgtcagagcaggtacaggttcacacaacattacaccaacttagcaagatcaacgtacacctttatagtacgttaaacattcacgcatcctatagcgtcagagcaggtacaggttcgcacaacattacaccaacttagcaagatcaacgtacacctttatagtacgttaaacattcacgcatcctatagcgtcagagcaggtacaggttcgcacaacattacaccaacttagcaagatcaacgtacacctttatagtacgttaaacattcacgcatcctatagcgtcagagcaggtacaggttcacacaacattacaccaacttagcaagatcaacgtacacctttatagtacgttaaacattcacgcatcctatagcgtcagagcaggtacaggttcgcacaacattacaccaacttagcaagatcaacgtacacctttatagtacgttaaacattcacgcatcctatagcgtcagagcaggtacaggttcgcacaacattacaccaacttagcaagatcaacgtacacctttatagtacgttaaacattcacgcatcctatagcgtcagagcaggtacaggttcgcacaacattacaccaacttagcaagatcaacgtacacctttatagtacgttaaacattcacgcatcctatagcgtcagagcaggtacaggttcacacaacattacaccaacttagcaagatcaacgtacacctttatagtacgttaaacattcacgcatcctatagcgtcagagcaggtacaggttcacacaacattacaccaacttagcaagatcaacgtacacctttatagtacgttaaacattcacgcatcctatagcgtcagagcaggtacaggttcagcacaacattacaccaacttagcaagatcaacgtacacctttatagtacgttaaacattcacgcatcctatagcgtcagagcaggtacaggttcacacaacattacaccaacttagcaagatcaacgtacacctttatagtacgttaaacattcacgcatcctatagcgtcagagcaggtacaggttcacacaacattacaccaacttagcaagatcaacgtacacctttatagtacgttaaacattcacgcatcctatagcgtcagagcaggtacaggttcacacaacattacaccaacttagcaagatcaacgtacacctttatagtacgttaaacattcacgcatcctatagcgtcagagcaggtacaggttcgcacaacattacaccaacttagcaagatcaacgtacacctttatagtacgttaaacattcacgcatcctatagcgtcagagcaggtacaggttcgcacaacattacaccaacttagcaagatcaacgtacacctttatagtacgttaaacattcacgcatcctatagcgtcagagcaggtacaggttcgcacaacattacaccaacttagcaagatcaacgtacacctttatagtacgttaaacattcacgcatcctatagcgtcagagcaggtacaggttcacacaacattacaccaacttagcaagatcaacgtacacctttatagtacgttaaacattcacgcatcctatagcgtcagagcaggtacaggttcgcacaacattacaccaacttagcaagatcaacgtacacctttatagtacgttaaacattcacgcatcctatagcgtcagagcaggtacaggttcgcacaacattacaccaacttagcaagatcaacgtacacctttatagtacgttaaacattcacgcatcctatagcgtcagagcaggtacaggttcacacaacattacagcaacttagcaagatcaacgtacacctttatagtacgttaaacattcacgcatcctatagcgtcagagcaggtacaggttcgcacaacattacaccaacttagcaagatcaacgtacacctttatagtacgttaaacattcacgcatcctatagcgtcagagcaggtacaggttcacacaacattacaccaacttagcaagatcaacgtacacctttatagtacgttaaacattcacgcatcctatagcgtcagagcaggtacaggttcacacaacattacaccaacttagcaagatcaacgtacacctttatagtacgttaaacattcacgcatcctatagcgtcagagcaggtacaggttcgcacaacattacaccaacttagcaagatcaacgtacacctttatagtacgttaaacattcacgcatcctatagcgtcagagcaggtacaggttcacacaacattacaccaacttagcaagatcaacgtacacctttatagtacgttaaacattcacgcatcctatagcgtcagagcaggtacaggttcacaCAACATTACAGCAAGcttagcaagatcaacgtacacctttatagtacgttaaacattcacgcatcctatagcgtcagagcaggtacaggttcgcacaacattacaccaacttagcaagatcaacgtacacctttatagtacgttaaacattcacgcatcctatagcgtcagagcaggtacaggttcgcacaacattacaccaacttagcaagatcaacgtacacctttatagtacgttaaacattcacgcatcctatagcgtcagagcaggtacaggttcacacaacattacaccaacttagcaagatcaacgtacacctttatagtacgttaaacattcacgcatcctatagcgtcagagcaggtacaggttcgcacaacattacaccaacttagcaagatcaacttacacctttatagtacgttaaacattcacgcatcctatagcgtcagagcaggtacaggttcgcacaacattacaccaacttagcaagatcaacgtacacctttatagtacgttaaacattcacgcatcctatagcgtcagagcaggtacaggttcgcacaacattacaccaacttagcaagatcaacagtacacctttatagtacgttaaacattcacgcatcctatagcgtcagagcaggtacaggttcacacaacattacaccaacttagcaagatcaacgtacacctttatagtacgttaaacattcacgcatcctatagcgtcagagcaggtacaggttcacacaacattacaccaacttagcaagatcaacgtacacctttatagtacgttaaacattcacgcatcctatagcgtcagagcaggtacaggttcacacaacattacaccaacttagcaagatcaacgtacacctttatagtacgttaaacattcacgcatcctatagcgtcagagcaggtacaggttcacacaacattacaccaacttagcaagatcaacatacacctttatagtacgttaaacattcacgcatcctatagcgtcagagcaggtacaggttcacacaacattacaccaacttagcaagatcaacgtacacctttatagtacgttaaacattcacgcatcctatagcgtcagagcaggtacaggttcacacaacattacagcaacttagcaagatcaacgtacacctttatagtacgttaaacattcacgcatcctatagcgtcagagcaggtacaggttcgcacaacattacaccaacttagcaagatcaacgtacacctttatagtacgttaaacattcacgcatcctatagcgtcagagcaggtacaggttcgcacaacattacaccaacttagcaagatcaacgtacacctttatagtacgttaaacattcacgcatcctatagcgtcagagcaggtacaggttcgcacaacattacaccaacttagcaagatcaacgtacacctttatagtacgttaaacattcacgcatcctatagcgtcagagcaggtacaggttcgcacaacattacaccaacttagcaagatcaacgtacacctttatagtacgttaaacattcacgcatcctatagcgtcagagcaggtacaggttcgcacaacattacaccaacttagcaagatcaacgtacacctttatagtacgttaaacattcacgcatcctatagcgtcagagcaggtacaggttcgcacaacattacaccaacttagcaagatcaacgtacacctttatagtacgttaaacattcacgcatcctatagcgtcagagcaggtacaggttcacacaacattacaccaacttagcaagatcaacgtacacctttatagtacgttaaacattcacgcatcctatagcgtcagagcaggtacaggttcacacaacattacaccaacttagcaagatcaacatacacctttatagtacgttaaacattcacgcatcctatagcgtcagagcaggtacaggttcacacaacattacaccaacttagcaagatcaacgtacacctttatagtacgttaaacattcacgcatcctatagcgtcagagcaggtacaggttcacacaacattacagcaacttagcaagatcaacgtacacctttatagtacgttaaacattcacgcatcctatagcgtcagagcaggtacaggttcgcacaacattacaccaacttagcaagatcaacgtacacctttatagtacgttaaacattcacgcatcctatagcgtcagagcaggtacaggttcgcacaacattacaccaacttagcaagatcaacgtacacctttatagtacgttaaacattcacgcatcctatagcgtcagagcaggtacaggttcacacaacattacaccaacttagcaagatcaacgtacacctttatagtacgttaaacattcacgcatcctatagcgtcagagcaggtacaggttcgcacaacattacaccaacttagcaagatcaacgtacacctttatagtacgttaaacattcacgcatcctatagcgtcagagcaggtacaggttcacacaacattacaccaacttagcaagatcaacgtacacctttatagtacgttaaacattcacgcatcctatagcgtcagagcaggtacaggttcacacaacattacaccaacttagcaagatcaacgtacacctttatagtacgttaaacattcacgcatcctatagcgtcagagcaggtacaggttcacacaacattacaccaacttagcaagatcaacgtacacctttatagtacgttaaacattcacgcatcctatagtgtcagagcaggtacaggttcgcacaacattacaccaacttagcaagatcaacgtacacctttatagtacgttaaacattcacgcatcctatagcgtcagagcaggtacaggttcacacaacattacagcaacttagcaagatcaacgtacacctttatagtacgttaaacattcacgcatcctatagcgtcagagcaggtacaggttcacacaacattacagcaacttagcaagatcaacgtacacctttatagtacgttaaacattcacgcatcctatagcgtcagagcaggtacaggttcacacaacattacaccaacttagcaagatcaacgtacacctttatagtacgttaaacattcacgcatcctatagcgtcagagcaggtacaggttcacacaacattacaccaacttagcaagatcaacgtacacctttatagtacgttaaacattcacgcatcctatagcgtcagagcaggtacaggttcacacaacattacaccaacttagcaagatcaacgtacacctttatagtacgttaaacattcacgcatcctatagcgtcagagcaggtacaggttcacacaacattacaccaacttagcaagatcaacgtacacctttatagtacgttaaacattcacgcatcctatagcgtcagagcaggtacaggttcgcacaacattacaccaacttagcaagatcaacgtacacctttatagtacgttaaacattcacgcatcctatagcgtcagagcaggtacaggttcacacaacattacaccaacttagcaagatcaacgtacacctttatagtacgttaaacattcacgcatcctatagcgtcagagcaggtacaggttcacacaacattacaccaacttagcaagatcaacgtacacctttatagtacgttaaacattcacgcatcctatagcgtcagagcaggtacaggttcacacaacattacaccaacttagcaagatcaacgtacacctttatagtacgttaaacattcacgcatcctatagcgtcagagcaggtacaggttcacacaacattacaccaacttagcaagatcaacgtacacctttatagtacgttaaacattcacgcatcctatagcgtcagagcaggtacaggttcgcacaacattacagcaacttagcaagatcaacgtacacctttatagtacgttaaacattcacgcatcctatagcgtcagagcaggtacaggttcacacaacattacaccaacttagcaagatcaacgtacacctttatagtacgttaaacattcacgcatcctatagcgtcagagcaggtacaggttcacacaacattacaccaacttagcaagatcaacgtacacctttatagtacgttaaacattcacgcatcctatagcgtcagagcaggtacaggttcgcacaacattacaccaacttagcaagatcaacgtacacctttatagtacgttaaacattcacgcatcctatagcgtcagagcaggtacaggttcacacaacattacaccaacttagcaagatcaacgtacacctttatagtacgttaaacattcacgcatcctatagcgtcagagcaggtacaggttcacacaacattacaccaacttagcaagatcaacgtacacctttatagtacgttaaacattcacgcatcctatagcgtcagagcaggtacaggttcgcacaacattacagcaacttagcaagatcaacgtacacctttatagtacgttaaacattcacgcatcctatagcgtcagagcaggtacaggttcacacaacattacaccaacttagcaagatcaacgtacacctttatagtacgttaaacattcacgcatcctatagcgtcagagcaggtacaggttcgcaCAACATTACAGCAACTTTGCATGTCAAGCTAAGTTTACACAACATTACAGCAACTTTGCATGTCAAGCTAAGTTTACACTACATTACAGCAACTTTGCATGTCAAGCTAAGTTTACACTACATTACAGCAACTTTGCATGTCAAGCTAAGTTTACACTACATTACAGCAACTTTGCATGTCAAGCTAAGTTTACACTACATTACAGCAACTTTGCATGTCAAGCTAAGTTTACACTACATTACAGCAACTTTGCATGTCAAGCTAAGTTTACACTACATTACAGCAACTTTGCATGTCAAGCTAAGTTTACACTACATTACAGCAACTTTGCATGTCAAGCTAAGTTTACACTACATTACAGCAACTTTGCATGTCAAGCTAAGTTTACACTACATTACAGCAACTTTGCATGTCAAGCTAAGTTTACACTACATTACAGCAACTTTGCATGTCAAGCTAAGTTTACACTACATTACAGCAACTTTGCATGTCAAGCTAAGTTTACACTACATTACAGCAACTTTGCATGTAAAGCTAAGTTTACACAACATTACAGCAACTTTGCATGTACTGTACAGCGACATTCACATATTATAACAACTTTGCATGTACAGAAACATTCACACAATCTCTTAGATGACAGTGAGGTAGAGAAGGGGTTAAGGTTGGGCTCTGgggaaccttttactgcagtgggctaaatcaggtcaCACAAAGTGGTTCTTGGTAGTCTTAAGCAAATTGACTTTGAAaccaaagtatacacctcacacacatggttattcAAAGAAGACACCGGTAGCaggtcagatatagagttgaaatgtattccattttgagtttgcattccaatgttacactttatatacatcacagaggACTGAAACATATCAAAACCATTTGACATAGAAATACCAGATTTTCAGCATGTATTTTgaaataatgtttattaattatgaaaagtATGAATATCATTCTACCCATGAGGGCACTAGTCATTTGACTACAGGAAAGAGCTACAATCAACAATTGTTGATGCTAGGGCCCTGTAGTGGGTTTACATTGACATTTCAGTGTATCGTTTCTGTTAGGTTGTATGTGGGTGGTACAGACACTAATCTCCATTGAGGTTCCCTCTCCACTGTGACTGAGAGGAGCTACTAAATATGGACTGGAGGAATGCAGATGTAGAGATAGCTTCCCCTGTAAaatccccctcacacacacacatgaacactgtcacacacacatacggtatatgcacgcaggcacacacacattctcgctctcacacacgtgcccacacacacacatattacgcCTGTTCCCCTGTAAGTCACCTGCTCCAGCCAGCTGctaaaacagagagaacacagtatTTCCTATTCCTTTACCTCCCACTCGTATGGACAAAGATTTCATCGCTATTTTTTGTCCCAATCTCTGTGGTCATGGGAGCAGAAGTACAGATTCTTTCATTTCAAACTGTGCCTCTCTGTGTTCAAAATGATTTACTGAGCAGTTGTGTAAGGCCAGAATGAGTAAATCCAGCAGAGCAAGTCGGAGTTAAATTAGTTTTTGCTTTCAAAGGCAAGATGTTGAAATGTATGAACTACATTTGGTTCTACATATGACAGtatttgactctctctctctccctacagacCACCCAGAGCGCGCGGCGCTCTACTTTGTGTGCGGCGTGTGCCTGGGCCTTCTCCTCACCCTGTTTGCTCTGGTGGTCCAGATCTCGTGCCGCACCGACTGCCAGCCTCGCCGCCGCTGCCCCGGCACCACCATCAAGAACCGCCTGCGGCCCACCGACTCCTCATCGGACTCCAGCGACTCAGACTCGGACTGGGAAACCACGTCGGATCTATCCGCGCGCCGCCACCGCCGCTTCGAACGCACGCTCAACATGAACGTGTTCACGTCTGCGGAAGAGCTGGAACGGGCACAGcggctggaggagagggagaggatcaTACGAGAGATCTGGATGAACGGTCAACCCGACATACCCGGGACGCGTAGCCTCAACCGCTATTATTGAGGCAAGAACGTAAATGAACCACTACTAGATCTAGATGAACCCGGGACGGGGAGCCTCAACTGCTATTATTGAGGACCGTAAATGAACCGCTACTAGATCTAGAAAGGGTGCTGTGAAGGTTGGAGTGCAGTACTTGAGATGGGATGTGTAGGACCACAAAAACACACTAGGGTTTGGGGATGGGGGGAAGGGACCCCACCACCGGACCTGGTTTTCGGAGATGTGCATGATAACAGGACCACTTTGGACTGCGGGGGTTTGGAACCGCACGATGGAACACAGTGACGCTTGCAGACCAGGAAGGATAAAtatccccctctgtctgtctgtcagtctgtgtccGTGTAGGCActgtaaagcaacaaaaaaaactgctAATGCAGTGAGAATAAGCTCCTACTTCTCAGCATCGTAAGCTTGACCCGGAGCCTGCCTCTCATTGGTGGAGGATGAAGGTGAAAGGTCAGCTAACTGCACTGCCTCACATTTTACCTCATCGCACCCTCCTGAAGTGGAGGATCTTGAGATTCTGAGACTGTGAAGCCTGAAAGGTCAAAGGTGACTTAAGGACAGTTGCCAATGTTACTCCAGTGTTGCCTAGTGGATATTGAGAATTGGGCAAATCTGAAAGCGTGCAGCTTGCTTTATGCTCACTCACACTCCAGTATTCAAATGGTCGAATGGCTTTAGGAGAGGCGTAACACTTACAGTTAAAAGGACATCATGACACTCAAGTGAAACTTACAGCGTAACACTTACAGTAAAATTGGACAGTGGACCAACAACGTCACAATCTTTAAGAGGAAAATGACCATGGTCAACCAGCGCTGTCTTTTGAACTTTGaacccaaaatgttttttttttttattcttctcAAACATTTTATGAAATCTATTTTATATAATATttaatagttgtattgttgtgtatttttGTCTTTACGGTTATTATTATGAGATATTTTTATACTGCGGTTATCAAAACTTGTCTGGCACCTCAGGGAGtccaaaatggcactctatttcctttatagtgctctacttttggcTAGAACCTTATAAGGGTCTGGCAAATCTCTGGCTAAAATTAGTGcacaacatagggaataggatgcagtTTTGGGTGTAGCCCCTAGCGTTTTTGTGTATGGTAGTTTCTATTTGCTTCTTAAGAAGAGGATTGGGGCCCGAATTCATTAAGCTTCTCattgtaggagtgctgatctaggatcaggtcccccatgtccatgtaatctgattcattatgatataAAAtgttaaactgatcctagatcagcactcttactcttgAGTCACTTCATAAATACAGTCAATACTATACAATACTCCAGATGTGTCAGCAtttgagcattgggccagtaaccgaaaggttgctgtacaggatccccgagctgacaaggtaaaaatctgtcgttctgcccctgaacaaggaagttaacccactgttccccaggcgccgaagacgtggatgttgattatggcgcacctctctgattcagaggggttgggttaaatgtggaagacatttcagttgaatgcattcggttgtacaactgactaggtatccccctttgccatttataaaaataaaaacacctcGAGTGATTTAATAAGCGTATTTCTTATATGTTTTAATATGCAGTGGCCTACCTGGCAACAGGATgtctattggtggagaaggtaacCCACCTCGAGTGATTTAATAAGCTTATTTCTTCTATGTTTTAATATGCAGTGGCCTACCTGGCAACAGGATgtctattggtggagaaggtaacCCACCTCGAGTGATTTAATAAGCGTATTTCTTACATGTTTTAATATGCAGTGGCCTACCTGGCAACAGGATgtctattggtggagaaggtaaaACACCTCGAGTGATTTAATAAGCGTATTTCTTCTATGTTTTAATATGCAGTGGCCTACCTGGCAACAGGATgtctattggtggagaaggtaacCCACCTCGAGTGATTTAATAAGCTTATTTTTAACATGTTTTAATATGCAGTGGCCTACCTGGCAACAGGATgtctattggtggagaaggtaaaACACCTCGAGTGATTTAATAAGCGTATTTCTTACATGTTTTAATATGCAGTGGCCTACCTGGCAACAAGATgtctattggtggagaaggtaacCCAGTCAAGTGATTTAATAAGCTTATTTCTTCTATGTTTTAATATGCAGTGGCCTACCTGGCAACAAGATgtctattggtggagaaggtaacCCAGTCAAGTGATTTAATAAGCTTATTTCTTCTATGTTTTAATATGCAGTGGCCTACCTGGCAACAGGATgtctattggtggagaaggtaacCCAGTCAAGTGATTTAATAAGCGTATTTCTTACATGTTTTAATATGCAGTGGCCTACCTGGCAACAGGATgtctattggtggagaaggtaaaACACCTCGAGTGATTTAATAAGCTTATTTCT is a genomic window of Oncorhynchus kisutch isolate 150728-3 linkage group LG21, Okis_V2, whole genome shotgun sequence containing:
- the LOC109886480 gene encoding protein eva-1 homolog A, which gives rise to MNPVINATTVSTDMSLISSSLAAFNYIADHPERAALYFVCGVCLGLLLTLFALVVQISCRTDCQPRRRCPGTTIKNRLRPTDSSSDSSDSDSDWETTSDLSARRHRRFERTLNMNVFTSAEELERAQRLEERERIIREIWMNGQPDIPGTRSLNRYY